The stretch of DNA AGACAGAAGACGTTGACCTTAGATTCATCCTGGAACTGAGCAGGTGCCCTTTGCCCTGGACTATGAGAGCACCTGGCTCAGTGTGATGAGGGCTAGGGGTGAAGAACACTCAGGCCTCTGACTGATATTACTTAATTCAGTCCATtaacccatccatccatccatccatccatcgggACATCTACCCACCCACATATCCATccttctatctatccatccattcatccatccatccattcatccacctaCTCACAAGGGGCAGAGACACTTGGGCATAGTGCCCAACATAGACCAGCTGCCTTATGGTAATTCTTCCTCACAGGTCATTTGCAACGTTCCATAAAAGgcttggcaaggatgtgggagAGGTCAGTCCTATACCCATATGTCTGCAGAGTGACGGATGAGAAAAGGTGGGCAGAGATGGGAAcagatttctgttttctaaggCCAACAGTCATTCTTCACTCCCTTTCCCAATCTCTTGTCCCCTCAGTGGAAGAGGTCAAAGTACAGGGTATTATATAGGCAATCAATGAGTGCTTACTGAGCATTGACAATGCCCTGTGACAAAGGCATACAACACCTGGTCCCTGTTGTTAAGTAGCTTTACAGTCTGGCTGGGGGCTAAGCCATAAACACTTGAAAAGACCAGACTCTCTAATCTGTGGGCCAAGGGAATATTGGAGACAATAGAAACCGAGAACCTTCTCGAGTAaaaagataaattcctagaattgAAAGGGCCTTACCCCTTTACAttgttcctcatttttttttaaaagatatttatttatttattttggccgtgctgggtcttagtttcagcatgcaggatcttctttgtggcacgcaggatcttttttgGTTGCGacatacgggatctagttccctgaccttgatccctggtcggggaactagatcccgcatgccgcaaccaaaAAAAATCCTGCATTGGGAACTCAGAGTCTTatccgctggaccaccagggaggtccctgttcCTCCCTTTTCATCTACTTGTGTCAGCTCGTCCCTGCTAAAGCCCTTTTGAATTCTTTAATCCTACAAATGTTGAAGCAATCACTTCAGGCTGCAGAAAGCTTCAAGAATGAGGTGAAATTTCAGCCGCTCCCTGCCAGGTGGgcggaggagagagaaagaatattccAAGGTGGAGGAATAGTTTCCACATTCAACACTCACTTGATCCCGATTATTTGCCAAACATTACTCGAGGTGCTTGGAAACAAAACTGATACAGCCTTGACCTTGAGGTGATTTTAGGGGCCTCAGACTCCAAGTCAGTTTATTACAAGGAGGGGGAGTTAGCATAGAGTTCAGCGCAAAGCCCCGTCAGAGCAGATGACCAGGGACCTCCACTCAGCAAAGGCTCCTCAGAGGAGGTGACAATATGAGActgcggctgggcctgtgggcagAAGGAGAGCGTGAACTAGGTCTGTTCTCGGCAGCCCTGAGAGGCCTGTGGTAGCAGCCGTGCTGCCTGCTGCCCAGGGACTTGAGCTGCATCTGGGCTGGAGCCGCTGCAGTCCCCAGAGGCAGACGCTATGGTCTGGCCTCTCCCTtgctggtctttcagcagaagGTGAACCTGCCAGGCTGGTCTGACTGGCGAGGCGCAGACGGAACTCCTGGGGCTCCGACTTGAGCCCCTCCTCTGGCTTCTGCTCTCGTTCCCCAGACTTTAGGCAGGGACCCTGAAGTTGCAGTCCCTGGCACGTATGTCTGAAGGTGCAAAGGCAGTCAAGGAAGATCTAAACCTTGTGGGAACAGAGAATATGCAACCAATTTGGTATGATCCACTTTTAAATCAGATGTTTGGGGAAATAAAAGGGTTGGTGCTCATTTtgagagggaaaataaaagtaatggagaaaattgcaatcataataaaataactaatttgtttcttttcccctgcatagtagttatctattgctgtgtaacgaGTGGCCCCAAACTTTAACACTTAATGCAGGAACACTTAACTTTCTCAAAGTTTCTGAGGGTTGGGACTCTAGAGCAGTTTAGCTGGGTGATTCTCTTCAGAGTCTCCGACTAGGTTGCAGTCAGCCAGGGCTGCATCGCCCAAAGGCTTGCCAGGGCTGGAGGAGCTACCTCTAAGCTCATTGGTGTGGCAGTTGTCAGGACGCTTCATTTTTCACCAATGGGTCTCCTTACAGGGCAGCTCACACATGGTacctggcttcccccagagcaagtgaaACAGAGACCAAGATAGAAGCCAcagtgtcttttatttatttattttttttttttttgcggtacgcgggcctctcaccgctgtggcctctgccgtcgtgaagcacaggctccggacgcgcagactcagcggccatggctcacgggcccagccgctccgcggcacgtgggatctcccccggccggggcacgaacccgtgtcccctgcattggcaggcggactctcaaccactgcgccaccagggaagccccacagtgtcTTTTATTACCTAATCTCAGAAGCGGCATAACATCACTTCTGCGGCATTCTATTGGTCATGGAGACAACTCTGGTCCAGTGTGGGCGGGGGCACACAGGGGGTGTGAATACCAAGAGATGGGGATCATTGGCTGCTGTCTTCATTCCTTGGGGCTGCCCTAgccaattaccacaaacttggtggcttaaaacaacggaAATTTATTCTCGCACGGTTCAGGAGATTCGAAGGCTCCCGTACTCCCTCCGAAGGCTCTGCGGAAGAACCTGCCTCCTCACTTCTGATGGTGCCCCAATCGTCGGCACACCTTGCCTGGTGGCACTCTCCTCAGCCTCCATCTTCTCATGGCCTCCTTCTCTGGGTTTctttcttcttacaaggacagAAGTCCTGCTGGATTTAGGGTTCACCCTCATACAGCATGACCTCTTAACTAATtgcatctacaaagaccctacctccaaacaaggtgtgaatgaaaaatattgcctgccatttcagtaaacaaaggatgtggtagccatcaagccatcacattacagcttCCCCCAACGGTGAGgtctgagggaactcaggatggaaacagaaTGCCCATAGCTGCAGTCACCCCCAACAGTGCATCCCGAGGAAACCctggatgagaaaacacaggatactggccccagatagctgaggtgcatatcaaaggaaagATTCCAGTGAACCCAGaatcttgcatcttcccatacatagaaaagcgctgaATTCCTTAACGTAagatgtctggggcttccctggtggcgcagtggttgagagtccgcctgccgatgcaggggacgcgggttcgtgccccggtccgggaagatcccacatgccgcggagcggctgggcccgtgagccatggccgctgagcttgcgcgtccggagcctgtgctccgcaacgggagaggccacgacagtgagaggcccgcgaaccgcaaaaaaaaaaaaaaaaaaaaaagatgtctgattttcttaaattaacaataatcttttgatgttccaaatacctggtctttgttgcaaaaactcctatatatcctggcttcccccttgcctctttggagcagtcccttagagttatctgagaggctgtcttccaggCTTGAAGCCCTCAGAATGCCcagcaaataaaacataactctcaacttaaggttgtacattttttttcagttgacaaagATCACAGTCTGAGGTTCCCAGATGGACATGAATTGTGGGGAACAGTATTCCACTAGCCCAGGAGACCCCTTGGAGGCTGGATCCCACCTCTTGGAATCTCAGAAGACTGTGACCAATCCAGGTCAAAGCACAGGATTGTTACCTGTACGTTACCACAAAGCATGAAGGATTCCCACcgctcccctgcccctgcccctgaccCCTTAGGGGTTTATTTTAGGGGTTTACCTTTCTGCAAGGTTTCACATCAGTAGTGCCACtcagcagaaaagaaaactgtggaCTAAGCCCCAAATCTCAGAAGGATTTACCCAAACTGGGAAACAGGTGGAGGAAGAGTGGCCATgtgcccagcccctccacggTGGAGGCCCTGAAAACAGAGGTGGGTTCATCACCACGGGTCTCCTCCTACACCTCCTGGCCCTGCCCAAGCCGGCCCGCCCCGGGAGCCCTGGGGGCATGTCGCCCTAGTCACACTGCTGGAAGTAGAAGTCGGTGATGGGGCCGTCCCAGTTGGTGTCCTTCGGGAGCTGAGTGACCCGGAGAGGCTGGTCCACTTCGGGCATGGTGCAGAGAAACCAGCCCGGGTAGGCAGCCAGCTCGAAGCTAGAGGTGAGCCCCGTGTCCCGCCGGTAGAAGGTGAATCTCTTGGACTCCTCGGCACTGTGGTAGAGCTCCATGATGTTCACTGGCTGCAAGCAAAGGGCACAGCAGGTGGCTGAGGGGTAGGGGCCGGCCCCAAGGCACAGGGAGGCGTAGCCATAATTAACAGAACCCTGGAGGGAGAGGAGCCCAGGAAGCCGTGGCATCAGCATCTTTGACTTAGTGAAGCCACGTGGTGAGGCTCCCCCGACGGGACCTACCTCTAGTTTCAGGGTCGGTTCCTGCCCCGTCCCACACGACAGACACTGGCTCCCACCCTGGACGCCCAGGATGACTGGAGAGAGCTTGGCATCCAGATGCCGATTGGGGACCACGCTGATCTCCTCACCTAGAGGAAGGAAGCAGATGCAGGGACCTTGGccgcccttccctccctctgccccgtCATGGGCTGTATCAGGCCTTCTGTCCCCAGGCTGGACAGAAGGGGAGCCTCATAACAGCTGCCATGTAGGGAAGGGGGGCCTCCTGCCAGCTGGTCCAGTGGAAGTCAAGGCAGATAGCACACGGTACCACCTCCCAACCCCATGCCCACTCCAGGGTCAAAAGTTCAAGTCTTCTCCAAGCCCCAAGGGAGACTGACCACCTCTTTTAATGCCCCTCGACCTTCCAGCCTCTTCTCTGTAACCTGTCTTGATAAGCCTCCCATTAGAGTTAGCCGGTATCTTTCCACCCCCTGTGAGATTCCTGAGAACAGAAAAGGGTCTCACTTTTCTCTGTAAAATCCctccatctcacacacacacacacacacacacacacacacacacactcacacactcagcCTCACAGAGGGCTCTGCCTGGCCCCAGTGCACAGTACAGCTATTCTAGGCGAGTAGGTATGTGCCACTCTAGAGAGAAGGTCCTGTCACACTGTGTGGGGCTGTGGGAATGAGCACAAGGCCAGATGGCGTCACCTGCTGCTCTAGGCCCCACCACTCTGAGTGACCGAGGACCCTCAGAGCACCGAGAGGACCAGGGGCAAAGGGGCAGAAACCCGCTCCCACATGGGAGTGAGGGTGTAGAGAGCCTGCTTTAGTGCTCTCCTCAGCACTGGCTCCCAGAAAAAGGGATGTTGGACCCAAGTCCACCTGTGAGGAAATGACAAAACAGCTGTCTTGGAAAATAATCCCACCTTTGCGTAGAGGCTTCCAGTGGGACTGGGGCATGGCGCCATGCCGGAAGGTGTGCTATTTTATTTGTCCTTGCTCAAAGCCTGGTTTTCTAACGCCCCGTCTACTGTGTCAGGCCCAGCGTCTGTTGGCTTGTGCCAATGTTTCTAAGCCCTCTTCAGGCCCCCTCCCCTCAGAGTATTTAGAAACCTAGGGAAGTAGGGTCCTCGTTTGCCACCAACCTTTAATGACCTTCCCTGCTTGCAGCGCTCCGGCTTGAAGCTGGTTATCATGCAGATAAAGCACCTTCAATGTCGCATCCTTCATTCTAAAGCATCAGGACGGGATGACACTCAGGGCAGGCGGTGGGTGCTCCAGCTTGCCTGGGCTCTGAGAGTCCCCCAGTCTCAGGCACCGTCACCCAGTCTTCCCACTGAGCCAGAAGTAATGGCGCAACCTTCTCTCCCAGCCCTGGGGGCTCATGCCTACCACCAGGACAAGGCCACAGCCTCCCATCTGAGTCTTCATCCTATTCAAtctgtttttttgtgggttttttgcggtacgcgggcctctcaccgttgtggcctctcccgtcgcggagcacaggctccggacgcgcagtctcagcggtcatggctcacgggcccagccactccgcggcatgtgggatcttcccggaccggggcacgaacccgtgtcccccgcatcggcaggcggactctcaaccactgcgccaccagggaagcccatcctatTCAATCTTTTCTACGCTAACCAGACTCTTCCTGGTGTCATGTTGGAAAAGAAACTAAACTGAGTCAGAGTCCTGTGTTCTCATCCCGGCTCTGCCGCCATCACGGCTGAGTCACGACAGACAAGTTattcaccctctctgggcctgagtcTCCTCATTGCTAAACTAAGAAGATGGGACAGATGCTGCCCAGGCCTCTTCAGGATAAAAATGCGCCTTGACTGACTTCCGCCTTTACTTCTGTTTGGTGCATTTACTTCCGCTTGGCCATATAGTCCCTACCACGTGAGggatttctttacatttaaaattcgTTCATTTTGCTTTTCGTATTTAATTCACACCTACAATCTCAGTTGATTTTCTGACATCCTGTGAGGCGAAAGCTGTACTCTAAAGGGGGTTCCTCCAGATGTGTACAAATTGGTTCAATGCTGACTAAACACAATGAAACAAATCTCTACTTCAAAGTGACTAATATGCTGAGCTGTGCTAAGGTCCTCTTTTAAGGGGACCTAGAAAGCATATTTCCCACATTTCCTGGACAGAGGAGCATCATTGTATAGAGACACTCGTAGGACTGGGGTTCCACAGAACGCACCTTGGGAAAAGCTGTACTAGACTCCGCGTTCAGTGAGAGCCAGATTCTTCTCATTCACTGTTGCAAAAGTCCAGCTCATTGCAGAGCCCCTGGCTCAGCACATGCCCATGAACAGACAGGCTGACTGATAGAAGAGTTTTGCTGCTGCTGTCTTATCCCAGAGGGCAGCAAGGAGGTAGTGGTTGGATTGACATctcttcactgcagtgggtggtAACAGCAGGGCTCCAAGCCGGGCCTCCTAACTCCCCAGGAGGGATGAGGCCACAAGCCCCTctcatcagggaagccccaaaagaggGCCTGCTCCCGTCTGAAGAGGCTGGAAGAACTCCTCTAAGGGCAGGGAGTTGCTGTTCACACCTTCCCAGCTGCCCATCCCACCTGTGGGACAATCACAGCGCCCTCCCCGGAAAGGCTGGACAACAGATCTACCCAGAATTCACTCCCCCCCCGAGGACATGGCCCAAGCAGAGGCTCAGATACTCACCGGAAGCACAGCGCCCCACTCAGGACCATCTCGATCTTCTGTGTGTTGACGCTTCTATTTTGAGATAACAGAAAATCTTAGGTGGAGATAGAGGCTGAGCTGGCAGAGGCCCCAGTAAGCAGCGCCCTGAGCCCCCTGGCATATGAACAGCCCCCAAGGATCAGGGGATTCTAGGTCTGGGGTTAGGAGAGGTGAAGCCCAGCTCCCCAGAGGACACCTCAGACTGCTCCTTTCTCTTGGCAGGACCCGAGGTGTCTGCCCGCTCCTCCGAGGTTGCCTCAGCCCTTTGAGTGACGCCCTAGGGTGGGGCCCCTGAAACTGCCTCAGCCTCCGGAGAAGGGGGGTTTCCAGAGTGATTTCACACCACCTGACGCTTGCAGAAACACCTGATGCTCATTATCTCTCTCAGGGACGGAAGCTGCTGGAGACAGCCTTCTTCTAGCAATTCTGAAGAACTTCCAGGGGCTTTGCAGCCCTTAGTGAGCACTCAGCTCCTGGACATGTGGCCCTTCCAGACCCAAGGATATCATGCAGAGAACAGCTCAAGGAAAGCAGATTTTAGAAcagccccctctcctccttcctccctccgctccttccttctctccctcttttgttccctccctccttcctttccctctttccttccttcttttctccctccctctcttccttccttccttctttccctccttcctgcctttgcCGGGACTACGGGGAATGCTGGAGGTGGAGCTCTCCTGCTTAAGGGATGTTAAGTCTATGTGTTCATCGTAGAATAACCTGAAAATCTGtactgacaaaacaaaacaaaacacatggatACTTATCTCCAGTGTGTGCGTCAGAAGCAAACCAAGGACAACAGTTTCTCCTCTGCACATACACGCCTGTACCCATCACAGCTTGACACACGACTGCATCCCAGAACCTACACTCGTTCCAGCACGCTTTTTCATGTAGCAAGATAGCAGAATCTCTTTCCATACCCAGTATAATGATATCAGAATACTGAATAGCCATAGAGTATTTCATTCTACAAACACAACATCATTTGTTTATAGCGATCTGTTATTACTAGtccttattgttattattattatgtgtcATTGAAAATCATGTCGTGACAAACATCTTTGCTCGAGTGTCTGATTATATCCCTTGGAAATGAAACCTAGTTTGAGCCATCTATGATCGATCTTTCTTCAGTACCTAACTGGATAACATGTGACTGTGTAACAATGCGTGTGGTTTTAATCCATCCACACACTCTCTGTGATGGATCTAAAATGAAAGGTAAGGGTCAGTGCATGATGACAACTTAATTTTGTCTTGAGCACCATGGATAACCATTTACTGCCAAggcataccttttttttttttcaccgctgtggcctctcccgttgcggagcacaggctccagatgcgcaggctcagcggccatggctcacgggcccagccgctccgcggcatgtgggatcttcccggaccggggcacgaacccgtgttccctgcatcggcaggcagactctcaaccactgcgccaccagggaagccctaaggcatACCTGTTAAAGAAACTGTGTTCAGGCTCATGGGATAAAATGTCCTTAAAGttgttcaaaaataaataaaatatcaagttGTTCAAAGGATAGAAAAATAACTCAACACTCATAATGCCACTAATGTGATAAACACCTTTCAGAAAATGTAGAGGCTTCTGCAAAATTGTTGAATTGGCCATAAATTGACCAAACAGAAATAACACTATTTGTGCAAATACttgcaaaaaagaacaaaagaaaaaagaaactccagaagGAGTTGGCCATTAGGCAAAGTGGCTTTAAGCAAACAGGCTTTCATTTACAAAGTGACAATAGAGAAGGAGATTTTGTTTCCCCTAAAAAGGTAAAATGTCATCTGCCCTGGTTGCCCTCTCTGATTTCCAGACCCCAGTGAACTACACCCCGGGACACTGCCGTGGTGCTTCATCAAGTGCTTTCCTCATTCTGCTAATAAAGAATGAAGCCAGTATGTGGCTGCCCACCCCCGGGATGCCGAGGATTCAGGGGGATGTCTCCGCCAGCTCGGTCTACTCCACCATGTGCATAACAGGGGATGGATACCGAGTGGATGGACGGGACAACAAATGGATGAGCCAGGAAgatgaaagtaagaaaaataaaacaaacccctGTTAAGAAAAGTTCTCCAAACTTGAAAATAAAGCACAATGATGACATCATGTGCTCTCAGTGTCATACTGGAGCATCCTCAAACAGTCCCACCAACAATTGCTCAGTTCCCTGGGGAACATCTGTCTTTGTTTGACTTATTAATTACCATGGATTAGCTATCAAACTCTGTGAAGTTAGATGTGAACTAAGAGAAGATTGATACATTTCAAATGATTCCTGCTTGATAGAAAAGATAACCCCCAAGGGTAGAGTTGGATTGCCTTGCAAttcattaagcattttttttttatctaagCCAATCTATTCCACAATTTCTTTCCTGACTGATCATATAAGCCTCTGTTCCTTAACTTATCTTTTGAATTAGCTCTATCATCCTGCCAGTTCCTTCATTTATTAATAAAGATAAATCTTTGACACATGTTTGTATGAGAGTCACGTTTTgggttttttgaaaattaaactggCGTCAGCCAAAACAACGTTATTTTGCCCCAGACTCACACACCATGTGTGGTGgctttaaaatatgttcacaGATCCTTTGATACTCCACCCTTTAAGAGGTGGAGCTTCATTCTCCTTCCTTTGAGCgtggctggacttagtgacttgttTCTAAAGAATATACTCTATGGTGGA from Phocoena sinus isolate mPhoSin1 chromosome 13, mPhoSin1.pri, whole genome shotgun sequence encodes:
- the IL36RN gene encoding interleukin-36 receptor antagonist protein — protein: MVLSGALCFRMKDATLKVLYLHDNQLQAGALQAGKVIKGEEISVVPNRHLDAKLSPVILGVQGGSQCLSCGTGQEPTLKLEPVNIMELYHSAEESKRFTFYRRDTGLTSSFELAAYPGWFLCTMPEVDQPLRVTQLPKDTNWDGPITDFYFQQCD